The following are encoded together in the Candidatus Tumulicola sp. genome:
- a CDS encoding adenylate/guanylate cyclase domain-containing protein has protein sequence MATQLDSGPPGSARPTGTVTFLFSDIEGSTVRWERDREAMATALSRHDALVRAALEARGAYVFKTMGDAFCSAFATPLDALAAALDAQRALANEDFSAVEGLRARMALHAGIADERDGDYFGPTVNRVARLLTVGHGGQVLLSGACTELLANTLPPKCSLRDLGEHRLKDLAQPERIYQLLAPELISDFPPLRSLEHLSNNLPAQVSSFIGREAEIIEVSALIERHRFVTLVGSGGVGKTRLSLHVAADRIDEFHDGVWFVELAPLSQGEYIPTTVASALSITLPSQGDLVEHLARALKGKELLLIFDNCEHLVEPAAHVISTILRAAPKVKVLASSRQAVGVAGEATYHVPSLDLPTGVALFVERARAASATFALTDDTAPIIAEICRRLDGIPLAIELAAARVKVLSIPNLAQRLNERLRILTGGGRDVLPRQQTLRALIDWSYDLLTAQEQMLFDRIGIFAGGFSLDAAAAVCSGEDLDEIDILDLVSSLTDKSLVVADTAGQQERYSLLESTRAYALEKLTAAGEHERLARRHAEYFRDPAQEAGERWGTGSTAAWLVSVELELDNYRAVLEWALKDGHDLTLGGAVAGTLYPLWFAGGLTVEGRYWIGLAQAGLDESMHPQVAARLWLALGNISYGERAHDCAQRAVALYQSVGDEKGQARALNSLAHSLYQMGQLEEASDVNARALAAMHSLGHKSGIAHCLNIQAGIQEARGDVAARESFAQALAAYKAYGDEAGAAVVLGNLAELEFSRGRVEEALQLAGEALEIDSRGKHALTLAVDHSNVAAYSIALGDVDRARESAREGLRWARQAQNTFYIAIALQHIGLLLALRGEVNDAARLIGYVNVQFNELRYEREATETWGYEKLMAALHEQLSEAEIGKLAAEGAAWSEDQAAEEALKV, from the coding sequence ATGGCGACCCAGCTCGATTCGGGCCCGCCGGGTTCGGCGCGTCCGACAGGCACGGTTACCTTTCTGTTTTCGGATATCGAAGGCAGCACCGTGCGCTGGGAGCGCGACCGCGAAGCGATGGCCACGGCGCTTTCGCGCCACGATGCGCTGGTGCGCGCGGCGCTGGAAGCGCGCGGCGCGTACGTCTTTAAAACGATGGGCGACGCGTTTTGCTCGGCCTTCGCAACGCCGCTCGATGCCCTCGCCGCGGCACTCGACGCTCAGCGTGCGCTGGCCAACGAAGATTTCTCCGCAGTCGAGGGATTGCGTGCGCGCATGGCGCTGCACGCGGGCATTGCCGACGAACGCGACGGCGACTACTTCGGCCCGACGGTCAATCGCGTCGCGCGGTTACTCACCGTCGGTCACGGCGGTCAGGTGTTGCTCTCGGGCGCCTGCACCGAACTGCTCGCCAATACGCTGCCGCCGAAGTGCAGTCTGCGCGATCTGGGCGAGCACCGGCTCAAAGACCTCGCGCAGCCCGAACGCATCTACCAGCTGCTCGCACCCGAGCTGATCAGCGACTTCCCACCGCTGCGTTCGCTCGAACATCTTTCCAACAACCTGCCGGCGCAGGTTTCGTCCTTCATCGGCCGCGAGGCGGAGATCATCGAGGTCTCCGCGCTTATCGAACGGCATCGGTTTGTCACTCTCGTCGGCTCGGGCGGTGTCGGCAAGACGCGGCTCTCCTTACACGTTGCAGCCGATCGCATTGACGAGTTCCACGATGGAGTGTGGTTTGTCGAACTCGCACCGCTCAGCCAAGGCGAATACATCCCCACCACCGTCGCGTCTGCGCTGAGCATCACGCTCCCATCTCAAGGTGATCTCGTCGAGCATCTCGCGCGTGCGCTCAAGGGCAAAGAGCTGCTGCTGATCTTCGACAACTGCGAGCATCTCGTCGAGCCCGCCGCGCACGTCATCTCCACGATCTTGCGCGCTGCGCCGAAGGTTAAAGTGCTGGCATCGAGCCGCCAAGCGGTTGGAGTCGCCGGAGAGGCGACGTATCACGTGCCCTCGCTCGATCTTCCGACCGGCGTTGCGCTCTTCGTCGAACGCGCGCGAGCCGCCAGCGCTACGTTTGCACTCACCGATGACACTGCGCCGATTATTGCCGAAATCTGCCGTCGCCTGGACGGCATTCCGCTCGCGATTGAACTCGCCGCGGCGCGGGTGAAGGTCTTGAGCATTCCCAACCTGGCTCAACGGCTCAACGAACGCTTGCGGATTCTCACCGGCGGCGGCCGCGACGTGCTCCCGCGCCAGCAGACGCTGCGCGCACTCATCGACTGGAGCTACGATCTGCTCACTGCCCAGGAGCAGATGCTGTTCGATCGCATCGGCATCTTCGCCGGCGGGTTCAGCCTGGATGCGGCTGCCGCGGTGTGCAGTGGCGAGGACCTCGATGAGATTGACATTTTAGACCTGGTCTCATCGCTGACCGACAAGTCGTTGGTCGTGGCCGATACCGCCGGCCAGCAAGAACGCTACTCGTTGCTGGAAAGCACGCGTGCCTATGCGCTGGAGAAGCTCACCGCAGCCGGCGAACACGAACGGCTGGCTCGCCGTCACGCAGAGTATTTTCGTGACCCGGCGCAAGAAGCCGGCGAACGTTGGGGCACCGGCTCGACGGCGGCGTGGCTGGTGAGCGTGGAACTGGAACTGGACAACTACCGCGCCGTGTTGGAGTGGGCGCTGAAAGACGGGCACGACCTGACGCTGGGTGGTGCCGTGGCCGGAACGCTGTACCCGCTTTGGTTTGCTGGTGGACTCACGGTGGAGGGGCGCTATTGGATTGGCCTTGCGCAAGCGGGCCTTGACGAATCGATGCACCCACAGGTGGCGGCCCGGCTGTGGCTTGCGCTCGGTAATATTTCATACGGCGAGCGCGCACACGACTGTGCGCAACGCGCCGTCGCGCTGTACCAGTCAGTGGGCGACGAGAAGGGGCAGGCTCGGGCGCTCAATAGTCTTGCGCACAGTCTCTATCAAATGGGTCAACTTGAAGAGGCGAGTGACGTGAACGCACGCGCGCTTGCGGCGATGCACTCGTTAGGACATAAATCGGGAATAGCTCATTGCCTGAACATCCAAGCGGGAATCCAGGAGGCTCGCGGTGATGTCGCGGCGCGTGAGTCGTTCGCGCAGGCGCTGGCGGCATACAAGGCCTACGGAGACGAGGCCGGGGCAGCTGTGGTGCTGGGAAATCTCGCGGAGCTGGAGTTTTCACGCGGTCGAGTCGAGGAGGCGCTGCAGCTGGCAGGCGAGGCCCTTGAGATCGACTCGCGTGGAAAGCACGCGCTGACCTTAGCGGTTGACCATAGCAACGTCGCTGCCTATAGCATTGCGCTGGGAGACGTGGATAGAGCGCGCGAGAGTGCTCGCGAGGGGCTGCGCTGGGCGCGACAAGCACAGAATACGTTCTACATCGCGATCGCGCTGCAGCATATCGGGCTGCTCTTGGCGCTGCGTGGAGAAGTGAACGATGCAGCGCGGCTCATCGGCTACGTCAACGTGCAGTTCAACGAGCTGCGGTACGAACGCGAGGCCACGGAGACGTGGGGCTACGAGAAGCTCATGGCCGCATTGCACGAGCAGCTGAGCGAAGCCGAGATAGGAAAGCTCGCGGCCGAAGGTGCAGCGTGGTCGGAAGATCAAGCGGCCGAAGAAGCGCTCAAGGTCTGA